A genomic stretch from Erigeron canadensis isolate Cc75 chromosome 9, C_canadensis_v1, whole genome shotgun sequence includes:
- the LOC122583154 gene encoding uncharacterized protein LOC122583154, which yields MGYWRRRGYRRLTTTTDEEVPSRRQKWSWKIRMPSKLKIKLRFKLSPKKLITSVHDAYVNMMMKIGNSRVISGGAISGSDGRISQFEMKSVTKYDEKLIIQLYNSLVMRQAQLMALDINPRITG from the coding sequence ATGGGATATTGGCGTAGGAGAGGCTACCGCCGTCTCACTACCACGACCGATGAAGAAGTTCCATCAAGGCGACAAAAGTGGTCTTGGAAAATAAGGATGCCATCAAAGCTGAAGATAAAGCTAAGATTTAAGCTTAGCCCCAAGAAGTTGATAACTAGTGTCCATGATGCTTATGTTAATATGATGATGAAGATTGGAAATTCGCGTGTTATTAGTGGTGGAGCGATAAGTGGATCTGATGGACGGATCAGCCAATTTGAGATGAAATCGGTTACAAAATATGACGAAAAATTGATTATTCAGTTGTATAATTCGTTAGTGATGAGACAAGCCCAACTGATGGCACTAGACATAAATCCCCGGATAACTGGTTAA
- the LOC122583155 gene encoding uncharacterized protein LOC122583155: protein MGGMRNKVSKGVKGYWPRRGYHRLANDEPRSKRSWRIRIPSRLKIKIRFKFNPSKFIARIHDGYVRMMTRVANSPSVSRGAINGYGIGGRTQFGLRTLKEYDDKIIIEMYKSLAMKQAQLIALDHQVIERAPQITCSG, encoded by the coding sequence ATGGGAGGCATGAGGAACAAAGTGTCCAAAGGTGTAAAAGGATATTGGCCAAGGAGAGGCTATCACCGGCTTGCCAACGACGAGCCTAGATCAAAGCGGTCGTGGAGGATCAGGATACCGTCAAGGCTGAAAATCAAGATTCGGTTTAAGTTCAACCCGAGTAAGTTTATTGCTAGGATCCATGATGGTTATGTGAGGATGATGACTAGGGTGGCGAATTCCCCTTCGGTAAGTAGGGGAGCAATAAACGGATACGGAATAGGAGGGAGGACTCAGTTTGGGTTGAGAACGTTGAAGGAATACGACGACAAGATAATTATCGAGATGTACAAGTCATTGGCAATGAAGCAGGCTCAACTAATAGCACTTGATCATCAGGTCATCGAGCGAGCTCCCCAGATAACTTGTTCCGggtag